Proteins encoded together in one Epinephelus lanceolatus isolate andai-2023 chromosome 4, ASM4190304v1, whole genome shotgun sequence window:
- the LOC117260033 gene encoding extracellular calcium-sensing receptor-like, translating to MLSMQRWPEKCWALLQLLLVVSVSQAEDLVCRRRGDPDYPQLSNDGDIFLGGIFSFRSRWKIRQDNYMHKPLPLQCTSLNFRAFQYAQAMRFAIVEINNRTDLLPGISLGYKIYDSCRSMSRAVRVTLALANGNEVLSAPSEAPCTRSAQVQAIIGETSSSPSMAIATVIRSFYIPVISPFATCACLSDKTKYPSFLRTIPSDAYQSRALAQLVKHFGWTWVGAIRTNDDYGNNGMVTFTETAQQLGICLEYSVSFFRTDPPDKIQKIIDIIRASTSKVIVTFLALPDIVMLIHEMSHHNLTGYQWVGSESWIFDPQTAAIDKHHILDGAIGLSIPKAHVSGMREFMLDVKPLNSSSNEVFTEFWETLFSCKFKQSKSSTENQRECTGHEDLTGVQNSFTDMSPMPIFNNVYKGVYAVAHALHSILSCNKTCNMKVQLNPYSILQHIKRIHFKTKEGEEVYFNENGDPAAKYEIINWQPTENGIVDFVTVGFYDASLPADKQLNLQNKSLIWANNSQQVPVSVCSEKCHPGTHRVLQKGKPVCCYDCFRCAEGEISNITDSITCVRCHPEFWSNERRDACVKKEKEFLSYEEIMGALLTAASLLGTCITAVVAFIFFTYRKTPIVRANNSELSFLLLFSLTLCFLCSLTFIGRPSEWSCMLRHTAFGITFVLCISCVLGKTIVVLMAFRATRPGSNVMKWFGPAQQRLSVLAFTVVQVIICILWLTISPPFPFKNFKQFKDRIILECTLGSAVGFWAVLGYIGLLAMLCFILAFLARKLPDKFNEAKFITFSMLIFCAVWITFIPAYVSSPGKFSVAVEIFAILASSFGLLICIFFPKCYIILLKPEKNTKKDMMGKGVPKSF from the exons ATGTTGTCCATGCAGAGGTGGCCAGAGAAGTGTTGGGCACTCTTACAGCTGTTGCTGGTGGTGTCTGTCTCTCAGGCTGAGGATCTGGTGTGCAGACGTCGAGGGGATCCCGATTACCCCCAGCTATCTAATGATGGAGACATTTTCTTAGGGGGTATCTTCTCTTTCCGCAGCAGATGGAAAATCAGGCAGGACAACTACATGCACAAGCCACTGCCACTGCAATGCACCAG TTTGAATTTTAGAGCTTTCCAGTATGCCCAGGCTATGCGCTTTGCCATAGTGGAGATTAATAACAGGACAGACCTGCTGCCTGGCATCTCTCTGGGCTATAAGATATATGATTCCTGTCGCTCCATGTCCAGAGCTGTGAGGGTTACACTGGCTTTGGCTAATGGTAATGAGGTGTTATCTGCACCCTCGGAAGCACCTTGTACCAGATCAGCCCAAGTGCAGGCCATTATTGGAGagacctcttcctctccttccatGGCTATAGCTACTGTAATCAGAAGCTTTTATATCCCAGTG ATCAGCCCCTTTGCCACCTGTGCTTGTCTCAGTGATAAAACCAAGTACCCATCCTTCCTCAGGACAATACCCAGCGACGCCTACCAGAGCAGAGCCCTGGCACAGTTGGTCAAGCACTTTGGTTGGACTTGGGTTGGAGCTATTAGAACAAATGATGATTATGGGAACAATGGCATGGTCACATTTACAGAAACAGCCCAGCAGCTGGGCATCTGTCTGGAGTACTCTGTGTCTTTCTTTAGAACAGATCCACCAGACAAAATACAAAAGATAATTGACATTATCAGAGCTTCCACTTCCAAGGTGATTGTCACTTTCCTCGCCCTCCCCGATATTGTCATGCTAATACATGAGATGTCTCACCACAACTTGACTGGGTACCAGTGGGTTGGGAGTGAAAGCTGGATCTTTGATCCCCAAACTGCAGCCATAGATAAGCATCACATTCTGGATGGTGCCATAGGCCTGTCCATCCCCAAAGCACATGTCAGTGGCATGAGAGAGTTCATGTTGGATGTAAAGCCACTCAATTCATCCAGTAATGAAGTGTTTACAGAGTTTTGGGAGACATTATTCAGCTGTAAATTCAAGCAGTCAAAGTCATCCACAGAGAATCAGAGAGAATGTACTGGACATGAAGATCTGACTGGAGTGCAGAACAGCTTCACTGATATGTCGCCCATGCCTATCTTTAACAATGTCTATAAAGGAGTGTATGCTGTGGCCCATGCACTACATAGTATTCTTAGTTGTAATAAAACATGTAACATGAAGGTGCAGCTCAATCCATATTCG ATTTTACAACACATAAAAAGgattcatttcaaaacaaaggaaggagaggaagttTACTTTAATGAGAATGGAGACCCAGCAGCAAAGTATGAAATTATAAACTGGCAGCCAACAGAAAATGGCATTGTGGACTTTGTCACAGTTGGTTTTTATGATGCATCTTTAcctgcagacaaacagctgAATCTGCAAAATAAGTCTCTAATTTGGGCAAACAACTCACAACAG GTGCCTGTGTCAGTTTGCAGTGAAAAGTGTCATCCAGGAACTCACAGGGTTCTCCAGAAAGGAAAGCCTGTATGCTGCTATGACTGCTTCAGATGTGCAGAGGGAGAAATAAGCAACATTACAG ATTCTATCACCTGTGTGCGATGCCACCCTGAGTTCTGGTCAAATGAGAGAAGAGATGCCTGTGtaaagaaggagaaagagttTCTATCATATGAAGAGATTATGGGAGCACTGCTCACTGCAGCGTCCTTGCTGGGAACATGCATCACTGCTGTTGTGGCATTCATTTTCTTCACATACAGGAAAACTCCTATTGTCAGAGCCAACAACTCTGAGCTGagcttcctgctgctcttctccttgactctgtgtttcctgtgttctcTGACCTTCATCGGCCGGCCCTCTGAGTGGTCCTGCATGCTGCGACACACAGCATTTGGGATCACCTTTGTTCTCTGTATCTCGTGTGTTCTGGGGAAAACTATAGTGGTGTTAATGGCCTTCAGGGCAACACGTCCTGGTAGTAATGTGATGAAATGGTTTGGGCCTGCACAGCAGAGGCTCAGTGTTCTGGCTTTCACTGTTGTACAAGTTATCATATGTATCCTCTGGTTAACAATTTCACCTCCTTTTCCATTTAAGAACTTTAAACAATTTAAGGACAGAATCATCTTAGAGTGCACTCTGGGTTCAGCTGTAGGCTTTTGGGCTGTTCTTGGGTACATTGGACTTCTGGCCATGTTATGTTTTATTCTTGCTTTTCTGGCTCGGAAACTGCCTGATAAATTCAATGAAGCCAAATTTATCACTTTTAGCATGCTGATATTCTGTGCAGTATGGATCACTTTTATTCCAGCATATGTCAGCTCTCCTGGGAAgttcagtgttgctgtggagatATTTGCTATTCTGGCCTCCAGTTTTGGACTGCTCATTTGTATATTCTTTCCAAAATGTTATATTATCTTATTGAAACCTGAGAAGAATACAAAAAAGGATATGATGGGGAAGGGGGTACCAAAATCGTTTTGA